gcacggcttccgagggtcaaaacacacacaggggcgaatgacccgcttcagcatgcgataaacgctcaggccgcaaacctatacgtgcataccagaaacaagggatacaaggcacccaggggcttcccaaagtaaataagtaacaggctggcatgcacgcaaacaacaaatggtaaaacagtacgaaactagttgtggccactggacaaagctgtagattccggcagtggtcgaggggagacccagaaacatacccacgtgtggttagagcgctctctctcggaacagataacaagaactcggggtcctaggatatttaggaaacacaagtgagccgtcacaaaacgagcagctgacccaccgatgcctccgctaaacgaatatcaacaactaaagtaaccatgattcttcccaacatataacccgataagataacaataacggtaacatggtaaaacagcactagcatgcactacgactcgcaagggcagactcgataaccaaacaatagccgtaggaggtggtggtggcaatatgggctgcttgaggtaacaagtggaaaggacacgtgacaagaacgcaacttaaggatagcatgagggagaaagcaaaataaaataggtgagcgacttctgcaggggcagaagtataggggaaaatgcttgcctgttaaagcttgccgagaaacatccggaggacttgtcgtatctcacatcaccacttcgcgatcctatccgggaagaagcaaatgctggagcgcacacaacgtatgcaagtcttactactacggataaagaagatccagcatgatcaagatgatatgcatgacagggcagcgatgatgcgatgcacttatccaaattaagcgggatcggaacccgacaaacaaattaggttggagttgtatTTCTACCGACAATTTAAGTGTTGGTTAGCATggcaaacatggcaggggtgagctacatcaaatttaaacggagcggggaaaaccctagttgaaaatccgaaatactccgcatattatgtgaggtgaaatgcacaaactatcacgcgcgacatgatgcgagatgcaaacagatgaatgaatggcatattcatgttccttgtatttttctgatcaactttcatatataaaacattttatttcgagttacggtttgagagatatgatttttgcaagatctgaacaaaaataaaagaaaggacGAGCCGGGCCGGACCTGCACTGTCCTGGGCCGGATCTGATCTGTGTCGACGACGGGAACTTCGGGCCGCGCGGGCGTTGGCTGCGCCGGAAGAAAAGACGGGCCGAGGCCCAACTGGTGGCGGATCTGATAGAAAAAGGGACAGAAAAAGGCTGGATTAAATCCAGTGCGTTGGTGATTTGAACTTGGATCTTGCACGTACAGGAGCAAGGGACAAACCAGCTGAGCTGCGCTGCTCTTGTTGATTTTGGTACGGCTCTGCATAAACTGAATCCAGCCACGAGATCTGAAGCAACAAAAGAGGAAAAAGGCTGGATTTAGCTGTAACATTGAGGATTCGAACTCACGATCTGCAGATCAAGGTCCAAGGAAACAACCACTGGGCTGCAGTAGCTGATGTTGATTATGAGGAGGCACACAACGTTTTAACCCAAAACGAAGCGAAGATCTGGGACATACACATCCATGGCGGAAGGCTCTGGTCGGAGGAGGATTTGATGGTTGGGGCGAACCAGAAGAAACGAAATGGCGTCGGAGGTGCGGACGAACATGAGGAACCCGGTGGTGTGCTCGGTTTGGCTGGAGGAAGACGAGGGCGGCCGGAATTGAAGAAGAAAGGCGATGTCCGGCTCGTGAGAAACGGCGAATTGGCGAAGATTGAAGGCCTCCCGGATCGATTCCTTGGACGAGGTGGAAGAGGAGAATAAGGCGGAGCCGCCGGTGGTCGTAGATCGACGAGGGGCAGCCCgtagcggcggcgccatggcgggGAGGAGGTGTACTGTGGGGTTTCTCCCCTGTGTTGCTCACAGAGAGAAGAGGGAAGATGAGGAAAAGAGGAGGGAGTGGCGGCGGCCagatggaggaagaggagaggcgagctagggtttgggagggattAAAAGGCGAGGAGGAGTGGTTGAGGTGCGGTGGTGGGGAGGACCACGGCATCCTCCTCACGCCATCTGCGTGCTCACCTTTGGAGATGACGACAACGAGGAAAAAGGTGAGGGGTCGAAGGGGTACGGGCCAGGTTGGGCTAAGAAGAGAGGATGGGCCGGAGGGAGATGGGGCTGGCTAGGGCCAGTTCGGGCTGGGCTGCTCCTTGAGAAGAGAGGAAGAAAAGGGCCATGGAGAGAGAGGGAGCCCACGAGAGGGGTTTTGTTTTTCTATTAAAAAAAAACTGgattgaaaactttcaaacaacagTTTGAATTTTTGAAAGCAAAGTTGGAGAGGAAAATAAAATAAGAGCCAAATATTTTATAGCAAAATAGAAATATAGTTTTATTTAGGGTTTTGTTAAATGAAACGGAAAGAGGAGGTTTATTATtatataaaccatatgagagggaaaacaaaataattagggtttataaaataaattttattttattttgtgaaaccatggatgatatgatgcatatgccatgatgatgcataaaataaaagaacagataaaatctaataggggtactacccgggcCGTTacactatatatgaatcttattccccggaccattccggacctcctcgtgatgtcctggatcccatccgagactccgaacaaaacttcgaactccattccatattccatatctacttaaacgacatcaaaccttaagtgtgtcaccctacggttcgcgaactacgcagacatggttgagacttctctctgaccaataaccaatagcgggatctggagatccataatggctcccacatattcaacgatgactttagtgatcgactgaaccatttacatatgataccgattccctttgtcacgcgatattttacttgtccgaggtttgatcatcggtatctctataccttgttcaacctcgtctcctaacaagtactctttactcgtaccgtggtatgtggtctcttatgaaccattcatatgcttgcaagctaattagacgacattccaccgagagggcccagagtatatctatccgtcatcgggatggacaaatcccactgttgatccatatgcctcaactcatactttccggatacttaatcccacctttataaccacccatttacgcagtggcgtttgatgtaatcaaagtaccattccggtataagtgatttacatgatctcatggtcgaaaggactaggtaactatgtatcgaaagcttatagcaaataacttaatgatgtgatcttatgctacgctttattgggtgtgtccattacatcattcacataatgacataacctttgttattaataacatccaatgttcatgatcatgaaactatgatcatctattaatcaacaagcttgttatacaagaggcttactagggactccttgttgtttacataacacacatgtatcaatgtttcggttaatacaattatagcatggtatgtaaacattatcataaacacaaagatatattataataaccatttattattgcctcttgggcatatctccaacagtctcccacttgcactagagtcaataatctagtttacatatgtaaagatataacaccttggccttccggtgctttatcatgttttgctcacgggagaagttttagtcaacagatctgacatgctcagaaacgtatgtattttgcaattcatttgcgtctcaacgcatcactcattttccaaaagagtcggcattaaatatgtttggtctttcgGTGGAactttaattccgcggtctgaaatatgtcactaatattgtcacacacaatatagcttcaaagttctgacactatcggaactacaccaagttctcaaagaacctcttgacttaacatcctcagtcattgttaaaacaatgacatactctgccttcatttgtagaatccgtcacaatatttagagttcatctaaatctagcatagacaacttctagctcattgtgctaccttttaaaacaacacttagcctaatttgagattgaaatttatttttatatgtgatcaaactaatattggtgcaacactttacagcgatttgtttgttattaccccatacaaaactatatatatatccttagttcttctaaagtactcaaggatattcttactgtcgtccaatgatcatcacatgaatcattctggtacatgctcataacacttcagagcacaggacatctgattgtgtacatattattcgtgatctataatcactcatgtgtttttactcattgagtgtaagataaactcaagtcttgttaaaacttcacatgacaagaacattttcttaatatttctatattgaactatttcaatatccattctatgtactttgacttaaacttattatgtgttttaatctatcttcatagatcttgacactaaatttgtttcagtccatatcctttcatttaatttctcaatgaaacctttttaatcaagtatataattacatcatttataaccaactatatgtcatctacataaagttttataaatatgtctcagcgctcccacttaatttcattCGGTGAAGAttacaactccgcgatacttacttcatccaattgaagtttgtatacctatctagtattccacggaccagcaaaactcttggttgtatcttgtatacacctttaatacatacttctgataagtaatgtattttgccatcctactagcataatccacatagactataagcattgctacggaagatctaatcttatcgtagtcaactctttgaactttgttgtaaataacttttcgacaagtcgagcttcttcaaggatattccatccaagtccatcaattttatagatccatttactttcaaaaagtattcatctatcatggatttcatggcgcatggccattttaacagagtcagggcccatcacaacttctttgtttgtagttggtttatcattgttcaaaatcaatcatttgtccacaaatcatttatttgatcacaaagtaaaccatacctacaaggttcaataagtacttcgatctccatggctaaaacactttgtagtcatggaagccatgatcgtcgtggccgcttccggaaccaatttccgatgctgcgctagtctgatcattatgctcaggttcataaaccttatcaagttctattgtcctcccactcaaatacttcgctagaaaacaatttcttggaaataagcaagtaacattgacaaacacttttgtcttttacttcatagtggaaagaattcccaatcaattctttgggatagaaacaaagacattcatccgattttggttgaaaactcttagaccaaaatttaaagaaaggactattagggtttatacccatgccataacttgtatggtgtcatttcaacggataatgatgatgctctatttagtgtaaaagcggtagtctctaaagcataattcacaaaaatataatggcatcaatattttatttcatcattgacccaacaaggtttggatacatctctcggatactccatcatcactatgatactccaagaaacgtgagttgtagaacaatttcataactctcttagatgttcgctaaaactagtaatttaaatatttccactatgatccaatcatagatatttgacttttctattacgatgatttccacttcatgctgaaatttatttgaatccattcaaatgtttcaaacttcttccttatcgaatatatccacatatatatactcaattcattgttggaagttttcatgaagtagaaaaatctcccgcacacaactatgcattgtgaaccatatacatcatcatgtatgtttccactaagttagttgcccgttcaaatcttggcctatgaacgatatttcagtcattccttttagaagagatttgcaagcgccaaatgattcaaaaatcaaatgactccaataatccatttgcatggagttccttcatgcattcctttctaacatgacctaaatggaggttccacaaataagatgaattcaaatcatttgcgttatggcattttagcatcagtgttatgtatgtgtgtttcaccattaagatttataataacttatccatcgtacatggagtaatgtcataatttgaacaactcattgttttcatttgactagagcaaaataac
This Lolium perenne isolate Kyuss_39 chromosome 1, Kyuss_2.0, whole genome shotgun sequence DNA region includes the following protein-coding sequences:
- the LOC127314077 gene encoding uncharacterized protein isoform X3; this translates as MAPPLRAAPRRSTTTGGSALFSSSTSSKESIREAFNLRQFAVSHEPDIAFLLQFRPPSSSSSQTEHTTGFLMFVRTSDAISFLLVRPNHQILLRPEPSAMDVSRGWIQFMQSRTKINKSSAAQLIRHQLGLGPSFLPAQPTPARPEVPVVDTDQIRPRTVQHLLLPG
- the LOC127314077 gene encoding uncharacterized protein isoform X1; translation: MAPPLRAAPRRSTTTGGSALFSSSTSSKESIREAFNLRQFAVSHEPDIAFLLQFRPPSSSSSQTEHTTGFLMFVRTSDAISFLLVRPNHQILLRPEPSAMDVSRGWIQFMQSRTKINKSSAAQLIRHQLGLGPSFLPAQPTPARPEVPVVDTDQIRPRTVQIRHQLGLGPSFLPAQPTPARPEVPVVDTDQIRPRTVQHLLLPG